The genomic interval CATTTAACGACCCCGCTGCCTAACATGGAGCAAATAGAGAAGCGTGTCGTGGAGCAATTGATGATGGAGCAGGAACATGATCATAGAGAAGTCGGGCCACATGTTGTGACGAGTACTATACAAGAGAAGCCTCGCCGCCTGCGGACATGGCTTCAGCATCCGGTAACACACTACACCATTGCAGCTTCGATTACGCTGCTGCTGCTTGCCAGCGGGACTTTTGCCTCCTTCTCACAGAAGCTGGCTCAGCTTGATATGAATGAGAATAAACAGCAGGATATAAGGCCGAATCCGCCAGCGGCGACAGGTGGACATTCCGAATCTTGGTCAGACAGAATGGTTGATCAAACGGGGTCGTGGCTCGATGGCTTAAAAGCATCTCGATTTAGATAAATGAAAAACGATGATAGAAGGGAATGAATCAATGATGAATAAAAGCCCGTTAGCGGCGTTCTTTCTTTCTTTTTTACCTGGCGTAGGACATGCCTATGCAGGTCGCCCAGTACGTGCGGTTTTGTACGGGGGAGCTTTCTTTGGTTCGATAGGATTGTGTATTCTATTTGGATTAATGGGCGGGTATATGGAGGATACAGTTTATATCTTTTTGTTTTTTATAGCGGCGATGGCGGGAATCATTAATATGATTGATATGGTCATCTTCCTGTTGCTAGGCAAGGGATTGCCGTCAGGCGCTGCTAACCAGCATCCATTCGCGCATCCTGCTGATCATTTCTCGCCAGGCTTTGTTCCTTTGGAGCAGGAGCGCCAGCGCGAGAAATCGCGTACCATCATGTTCTCTCTGATTCCGGGTCTAGGGCATATGAATATGGGGCTTATGCAGCGGGGCATTACCTTTCTCATTTCCTTCATTGGCTGGTTTGCGATTATCGTCTTCTTAGGCACGATAACGCACAGGGCAGAGCTGCTCGTGTTTCTTTTGGCGCTTCCCGTTATTTGGATATACAGCATGTTTGACGCAATCAGCCAGCTGCATGCCAAGCAGCGCGGGGAGCATGTGGCGGACCGTGCAATATTTGAGGATATGGAATCGTACATCGCCTCTGGGCGTAAAAGCAAAGTGCTGGCTATCGCGTTAGCTATTTTTCCAGGTGCAGGACATCTGTATCTAGGTTTGCAAAAACGCGGACTGCAGCTAATGGGCGGTTTTCTTCTCGCCGTCTATATTATGGACAATTTGCGCTTGTCGCTGTTTTTTTTCCTGCTTCCGCTGTTCTGGTGCTTTGCTTTCTTCGATGCGCTGCAGCAGACGTCTCGTTATGAGCGTCAGGAGCTTACCGATGAACCGGTATTGACGCAGCTTGTCCCTTATCAGCGCTGGTTTGGTTTTGGGCTGCTGGGATTCGGCGTTTATTACTTGCTCGATCGTGTAGCTGTAGAGGTTACTTCTCATTTCTCAAGGGAGCTTTATTCCCAATACATGCAAATTAAATATATGATACCAACGGCTGTTGTCGCATTTATTATGATTATTGTAGGCATGCGTCTAGCTTTCGGAAGCAAGGCATCTCCGGTAATGAGCAAAGGTAAACCGCCAGAGCTTCATAAGCCGGTGCCAAGAAAGTACGAGGAGGATTCGCATTGAACACCAACACGGTAAATATGGCTGAACCGTCTGTCAATCAACCATCAGGCGTTCGCACTTGGCGCGTCGGCTCATTATCCATGGGCGTGACACTGATTCTCGTGGGGACAGCATTAGCTGTCTCTCTATGGCAGGACATGGAGGCTTACGAGGTGCTCGTGTGGGTCGCACCCGTCGTTTTCATTATGCTTGGAGCGGAGCTGCTGCTTTACTTGAAGTTTTCTAGCAGTGCGCGTACTATCGTTCGTTATGACTGGATGAGTGTCTTTTTTGTAGGAATGGTTGGAACAGCCAGTCTCGGGCTTGCACTGCTCATGTCAACGGGCTTGTTCGATGAGCTGCAGCGAGGGCTGCAAATGTCGCAGCGTTCAGCATTCGTGGAAACGAAGAAAATAGGGGTGCCTGCTGATATTAAGAAGATTGTTGTGCACACCTTGGATGGCGTGACGCTTGAGCATACGGAAACACGTGAGCTTAAGCTGTTTGGCCAAATTCGTTATTGGTCATCCGAGAAGTATGAGCGATTGGACAATAAAATGCTGAAAACCGATGTTGTTGGCTCAACGATGTATGTCATGATTGGTTCCGTCGATCACCGGGACGGCGGCCTCATCTCAGACACGGTCAGCCAGGAGCTGACATTAATTGTACCGAAGGATGTAGAGGTTGTGGAACAGGGGCGTTAGTAGCGGAATTGGAAAAGCAGCTTGAAGCGGGATGTTCTCGCTTTAAGCTGCTTTTTTTAAGAGAGGGGATATGAGGAGATGTCGTTCATTGCTGTACTTCAATGGGCAACTTACTCAATACCTCTTGAAGAGGAGCTAGGACACGATAAGAGCCGCGAAGAGGTATATAACCTAACTTGCGATTAATGCTGAGAATAGGTGCATTTGTTGAGTCATTATCTGTACGGATATATGCGGCTTGATGCTGCTGAGCAAGCTCAATCGCTTTGAGCTTTAAAGCAAAAGCAATCTTTCTGCCGCGATAAGCTCTGCTTACGCCGGTATATTCATGATACATCCCGTTTGTTTGTGGATTAAGCAGGACATTAGTAACCCCTACGAAGCGGTCGCCGTCAGCCGCGATAATCACTTGCTCAGGCGCATAGCCGTCTACTTTCAAATACCATTTGCGCCATTCGACGAAATCAGGGACTTCACCAAGATAACCGGGAATGTCCACCAGCGTTTCTTTATAGATCTCATACAGCTTCTGTTCGCTTTCTTCACCGGGTTCATCGGCAAGCGTTAGGAAGCGCAGCGCCCCAAGGTCTGGCATGCTTGGAAATTGTGGTTGTTGCGCTCCATCATGTTCGCCAAGTGTAAGGACGGACTGGAAGGCATGGCGTTCAATTACAAAAGCATGTCGCTTTGCAAACTGAATCGCATCCTCATTATCGTCCCATACTTCAGTAATGAGCGTAGAAGCGCCGATTTTCAAAGCCCATTTTCCAATGTGAGCTAAAAGCAATTGGCCGATTCCCTGCTTGCGATAAGGCTCTGATACGACAAGCGTATTGCATAAGTAGCCAGGCTCTGTCCAAGGCGCCCGCCAGGTCCAGGCGTAGCCAACAATATCGCCTTGCTCGTTTACTGCAACCTGCCGCTCACGATCGTATCCGGCAAGCAGTCCGTTCTCATCCATCCATGTATGTCCAATCTCATAAAGCTTCTTATCTGCATCATGCAGGTTCTCAGCAGTCGTCGGTTCTGACCACACTTGATTAAGCAATTGTGCAAGCTGCTCGTAGTCCTCTGGCAGCTGCAAGGGGCGTAGTGTAATGGACATGGCGTCCCACCTCATCTTTCGTTTCGGTATTCATATAAGATGATTATGGCACGGATGAAGCAGCCCTAGATAGGGAGAGTTTGACTATAAGCATTAAATAACAAACGAAAAAAAGCTGTGCCAAAGTCAGAGAGACTTTGGCACAGCTTTATATTTATTCATATTGCCGATTATGAAGCGACGGCAACGGCATTGTAAGTCATAATCCATACAGAACCTGCGACGATCGTCAGCAAAATAACGAGGCCGAATATAAGCGCCATCAGGTTGAATCGAGGTTTCTCCTCATCCCTTATGTGCATAAAGAAGATAAGCTGAACAGCAAATTGCAGAACTGCCGTCACAAGGATGAGCAGGGTTGCAGCTTTTTTGCTGAGCAGGTCATTCATTACTACGACAAGCGGAATGATTGTCAGAATGATGGAGAATAGGAAGCCGATCACATAAGACTTCATCGATCCGCCGTGGGACCCGTGTGCGTCCTGCGAATGTGTGTTATGGTTTTCCATCCTACATCACCCCCATCAAATAAACGATTGAGAATACGAAAATCCATACGACGTCCAGAAAATGCCAGTACAAGCTGATGATGCCTATTTTGCGCTTCGTAACGGGTGTAATGCCGCGGCGTCTAATCTGAAGAATCAGTGCAATCATCCAGACTAAGCCGAGCGATACGTGAAGTCCGTGTGTGCCGACGAGAACGAAGAAGGCTGACCAGTAGGCACTCGTTCCGATATTAGCGCCTTCGTGCACCAAATGCATGAACTCATTTACTTCAAGATAGATAAATGAAGCGCCGAGCACTGCTGTAATGGCGAGCCAAAGTATAAGGCCGCGCTTGTTGCCTTTGTTCATTTCAAGAACGGCTATACCGCTTGTAAAGCTGCTTGTCAGTAGAATGAAGGTAGAAATGATAATACCGTTCATCTCAAGCAATTCGGCACCTGTCGGTCCGCCGTCAGTGTTGAGACGGAGGACGACATAGGTTGCAAATAACGTACCGAACAAAATAACGTCGGTTATAAGAAACAGCCAGAAGCCGAACATTTTCATCGATTCTTGATCGTGATGATCGTCATGGTGACCGCCGCCGTGTCCAGCGCCGTGTCCGCCATGCGCTCCTGCTGGAGTGGAAACTGCATGTGCCATTATTTTGTCCCCCTTAACGCTGCTTCCGTACGTTCAATCTCATCCACCGGAATGTAATAATCGGTATCGTAAGAGAACGAACGAACAAGCATACATACGGCTACGCCGACTAGACCTGGTATGGCCATCCATAGCCAATCCCATACGAAGCCGAAGCCTGCAATAAACCAGCAGATCGACATAATGAATGGAATACCTGAATTTTTCGGCATATGAATCGGTTCAAGCGGCGCAAGTGGTTTAGCAGGCTGACCATTCGCAATGCGCTGCTTTTCTTCCCACCACTCGTCTTGGCTAGTAACCTGTGGCAAGCGAGCAAAGTTATAGAGCGGCGCAGGTGATGGAATCGACCATTCTAGCGTACGGCCATCCCATGCATCGCCATCCTTTTCTTTCTTGAAAAACTTGATGCTGTGAGCGATTTGCCATACTTGGAAAATAAACGCGATACCCATCAAGAATGCTCCAACAGTAGAGACGACGTTCAAAGGCTGCCAGCCCATATCGAAGTCATATTCGTTGAAACGACGCGTCATACCCATTAAGCCAAGTGCGTATTGCGGCATGAAACAAACATAGAAGCCGATGTTCCAGAACCAGAATGCCCATTTGCCAAGACCTTCATGCAAACGGAAGCCGAACATTTTTGGCCACCAGTAGTAAAGGCCTGCGAAGTAACCGAACACAACGCCGCCAATAAGCACCTGATGGAAATGCGCGATCAGGAAGTAACTGTTGTGGAACTGGAAGTCAGCAGGTGCGACAGACAAGAGCACCCCGGTCATCCCACCGACAACGAAGCAGGGAATAAATGCTACCGTCCACATCATTGGAGTCGTAAACCTAATTCGGCCTCGATACATCGTAAACAGCCAGTTGAATATTTTAACCCCGGTCGGTATTGCGATAATCATCGTAGTCAAAGCGAAGAAAGCATTGACGTTGGCGCCTGAGCCCATTGTGAAGAAGTGATGCGCCCATGTAAAGAAGGAGAAGAAGCTGATCGACATAAGCGCGAATACCATTGACTTATAACCGAACAATTTTTTCTTCGAGAAAGCCGAAACAATTTCAGAGAAAATACCAAAAGCCGGCAAGATAACAATATATACTTCAGGATGTCCCCACATCCAGATGAGGTTGATATACATCATCGGGTTGCCCCCGCCGTCGAGCGTAAAGAAGTGAGCACCCAGATAACGGTCGATGAACAATAGGAACAAGGTAACAGTCAAAATTGGGAATGCGAAGATAATAGTTACACATGACGACAAAACAGACCATACGAACATCGGCATTTGCATGAGCTTCATGCCTGGTGCACGCATTTTTAGAATCGTAACGATAAAGTTAATACCTGTAGCCAATGAACCGATACCTGAGATTTGAATACCCCATATATAGAAGTCCTGTCCGAGTCCCGGACTTCCTGACAGCTCAGAGAGCGGCGGATAAGCGAGCCATCCAGCATCAGGTGAACCGCCGATAATGAAGGAAACGTTAAACAGCATGGCACCGAAGAAGAACATCCAGAAGCTAAGGGAGTTCAAGAACGGGAATGCAACGTCGCGGGCACCAATTTGCAGTGGAACGACGATATTGAATAAACCGAACATAAGCGGCATCGCCATAAACAAAATCATGATTACGCCGTGCGTCGTAAAGATTTGGTTATAGTGATCCGGCTGCAAAAACTCCACTTCAGGAGCTGCGAGCTGAACACGCATGAGCAGCGCATCAACGCCGCCGCGGAATAGCATAAGAATAGATGCGATGATATACATAATACCGATCTTCTTATGATCGACGCTGGTCAGCCATTCCGTCCAAAGCCAGCGCCATTTTTTGAAAAAGGTAAGCGTGAATATAATCGCCACAACCGACAGGCCGATGGATACTTGAGCCCCTAAAATAAGCGGATCGCCTGTGACGAAAAATTCGGACGCGAAATCTTTAATTTTGTCTAACATGAGGGGTCCTCCTAAAAGTTTGTGGCACAAACTCGCCTCTTAAGCATTTGCTTGAAAGCGGGTTAATGACCCGCATGAATATGAGCATTTAAATCTGGTTTGCTTTTCGTTTCTTTTTGCGTCTCAGACGTATCCGCTGTAATGGATTCTTTATCCGTTCCTGCGGCGGGCTCTGTTGCGGCTCCACCATGATGCTGGTGAGCGCTGCCGTCGCCTTTTACATATTGCGTTACAATTTTATTGAACAATCCTTCAGGGAAGCTGGAGAACAACTGCACATTAGAAGGACCTGGTTCAGTAAGCTTCTCGAACCCTTCCATTGTCAGTTCAGGCGACGATGCTTTAACCTCGCTTACCCAAGCTTTATAGTCCTCTTCAGACGTAGCATCCACCTTGAATGTCATTTTGGCAAAATCTTTTCCTGTGAAGTTAGCACCGGAGCCATAATAGCTGCCTTGCTCATCAGCCTGTAGGAATAAGGTCATTGCCATCCCTGACATGGAATAAATTTGTCCGCCGAGTTGTGGAACCCAGAAGGAGTTCATCGCCGTATCCGATGTTAACTGGAATCTAATCGGCGTATCTTCAGGAATCTTCAAATAGTTGACGGTCGCAATATCCTCTTCTGGATATTTAAACAACCATTTCCAATCAAGTGAAGTAACCTGAATCGTAATTGGCGCCTTAGCCGACTCAATCGGTTTGGAAGGCTCGAGCGCATACGTGTATTTGACGGTGACTATAGCAAGAACAAGGATCGCTACAATCGGAATACTCCACCAGGTAATCTCTAGCTTCGTGCTGTGCTCCCAGTTAGGCTTATAGGAAGCTTTACTGCCGGGCTTATCACGGTACCGCCAGACGATAACAGCTGTCAGGATAAGTACGGGCACGATAATAACCGCACACAGAATGGTTGAAAAATAAATCAAATCTTTCTGAGACTCGCCGATTGGCCCTTTCGGATCGAGCACGATGAATTGCTCGCCGCAGCCGGAAAGCATAACGGCCATTAGCATAATCAGTGCGGGTGTCAGCATACGAAGAAACGGTCTCATCATCAGTTCAACTCCTCAAAATTACTGCTTACGACTACAATAGCAGATCCACAAGGTAATAACTGCGGGGTTAACAATTACGTCAATAATTCGTCTTTATTCTGTAATAGAAAGTTCACGGCTTAGACAACTGTTAGATTTAGGAGCGTTCAGACAGTGAATTGTTCTTACATATAGTAACTTTACCCAAATAAAATTGTTTTGTCCCAGTAAAAGCAAATAGACAGTCGCATCTGGTCATTGACCGAATGTGACTGTCTATTGGTTAAGAGTGATGAAGTTAATTTTAATTATTGAGGCTCGTTAAAATCCTTTGACGACTGGTCTTGGTTAAGGCGTGCATGAACAAGTCCGATTGCTGTGCCAATAACGTAAATATGAACGCTGCCGATTAGGAATCCGATGCCGACCATAAGTCCAACATTTTTATCGCTGAAATGGCTTAAGTTAATGAGGCTGAGTAGAACGCCAATAGATAAAACGATCCAAGAGATGGCAGTCATTGCCTTTACGAGGCGCTTGACATCTGATTTAGAAGGCTGAATGTTGCTGATTGTTGCGGTTTTTGTTGTCATATTTAACACTCCCGATCAATTGTAAGTGTTTTCTTATCCTTACTATACCACAACATCGAGGTTTTGTTCAAAGAAAATTCACTTTTTGATCATAAGTTGGACAAAAATGCGCAAAGATCACGGTTGGTTCATTATTGGAAGGAACAGCAGCCCTCCTCATTAAAGGAAGGCTGCTGTTTGTTTAGTCTGTCCACCAGCGTTTCAAGTCATTCCACCAAGAGCGTCGTCCTGCTGTACCAGATCCATTTTGAGTGGCGTCACTGTCGTTATTTCCTGCACCCGCAGGCTCGCCGCATACATCAGTCGGCTCCGTTCCGCTGATGAAGGTTTCTAATCGTCTGTGCGGACAGCTGCTTTCTGCAAGCTTGCCGCTTGTCGGATCGATATACACGTTCACGATGCCTTCCGGAATCGGGAAAATCTTCGGCGGTATGGCAGTCAGCGCTTGCTCCGTAAATTTTGCGAAAATGGGAGCAGCGCGGTAAGCCTCGGCAACGGTTAATTTGCGATCCTTATCGTAACCTACCCACACTGCTGTCGCTAGTTCAGGCGTATACCCAACGAGCCATGCATCTGTTGGGGTCGTACCCGTCTTGCCTGCTATCGGCCGCTTAATAATAGAAGATACGCGGAAACCTGTTCCGCCTTCTTCAAATACACTCTCCATTAAACTGGTCATAACATAGGCTTCGGCTGGGGTGATGGCTTGCACTGATTTTTGTTTCGCTTCATATAATACCTGTCCCTTGCGATCCTCAATGCGGAGAATCGCAACCGGCTCCATGTGGATGCCGCCGTTTGCGAAAGTGCCAAATGCAGAAGCCATTTCGAATGGGCTGACTGGAAAGGTGCCAAGCGCAAGTGAAGGGACCGGCTTCATCGGACTTTCAATTCCCAGCTTCTTTGCCGTTTCAATAACTTTATCAGCTCCGACGGTCATGATGGTGTTAACCGCATAAATATTGTCCGAGCTGGCCAGCGCCTGTCTCATATCAATCAGCTCATTCAAATACTTGTCACCGTAGTTGCGCGGTTCATACGTCTTCCGTCCCTCATCATAAGTGAATACAGTTGGTTCACTTTTATAACGGGTAACAGGTGACATAAAACCACTTTGCAAGGCGGTTAAATATAAGAAAGGCTTAAAGGAGGAGCCGGGTTGGCGCGTCTTTGCAAACACTCGATTATATTGGTTGTTCTTATAATTTCTTCCGCCAACCATCGCTTTGATATATCCGGTGCGCGGGTCTATAGCAATGAGCGCCGCCTGCTGCTCAGAGTTTTCGGGAAAGCCCTTTGCAATGACCTCTTCAGCCGTTGCTTGCGCGGACGGATCAAGCGTTGTATAGATGGTAATTCCGCCCTCATTCAGCAAATGTTCATTAATACCTAGCTTGTCGACAGCAATATACCTGATATAATCGCGAAAATAAGGCGCAAACCCTTCCTGGTCGCCAGAGCCAAGTGTCTGGAAGCTCAGCATTTCCTTATAAGCGGCATCGGCCTGCTCGGATGTAATTGAGCCGCCTTCAAGCATCGCCTGTAAAATAGTAAGCTGGCGGTCCTTTGCATTCTTCATGTTAAGGTACGGCGAATAATACTTAGGGCCCTTCGGAATGCCGGCAAGCATCGCGCTTTCTGCAAGCGTGAGCTCGGAAGCGTGTTTATTGAAGTACATCATCGCCGCTGCTTCAATACCATAGGAGCCGTGGCCATAATAAATTTGATTCAAATACATGCCCAGAATTTCGTCCTTGGAGTAATTCATTTCAAGCTGAACCGTGTACATCGCTTCCTTCAGCTTGCGCTGCCAGGTTCGCTCATGCGTCAAATATAGATTACGTGCGAGCTGCTGAGTAAGCGTGCTTGCGCCTTGGCGTGCCGAGAAGCTTTGGACGTTAACCATAACGGCTCGCGCCATTCCCTTCATATCGAAGCCGCGATGATCATAGAAGCGGCGATCCTCAATAGCTAAGGTTGCTTCAATTACATAATGCGAAATGTCGGATAGCTGTACAGAACGGCGGTTCTCTCCAGCATGAAACGTATCGATGACATTGCCATGCAAATCAAGCATTTGAGATGTTTGGCTAATCGCAGTGACTGGCAGCGATTGCGTACGTAAGAAGATAAGTGTACCGGCCAAGATGAGTATGAAAAGGGTGAATGCGGCAGCTGCCCATCTCAACCATTTCTTCATTTTCAGAAATTGGGGAAGGAACCTCTCGGTTATAAATGGAAAAGCAGGCCTGCGGCGCAGCTTACCCTGCTGGTTGGAATTTTTTTTCATGGAGCAGGCTCCCTTCAATGCAAAACTTCGCTTTTCCTTAGTATGGAAAAACGAAGAACACCCTATTCACGAAGAGGAGCGTAATCGTAAATATTTGTAGAAGGGGATTAGATAGTTTTCATTATATAGATTGATATTCGGACTTTATTCAGTAGCGTGGCAAAAGAATGAGCAGCCTGCAGTACAAAAATAATAGGCTTGAAATTAGGATGTTGACGATAAGGAAAACGCATGATAATCTCTGATTAAAGGTTTAACCACGAATGACGAGCGTTATTTGGTTAAACGTTTAATTGGTTATCATAATCGTAAAATAAGGCATGGTACTATGCAAAGATCCATGAACCTTCCTTATTATGCTGCCAAGGGTTCAAAAATTGTTCTATTGAAAGGTGGTGTTGCCTGACATAGTGGATGACGATTTATGAATGCGTTTACATTATAATCGCACTTATTCAAATCAACGCAGGTAAATGAGCTTCTATTATATGAAAAGGATCGTGATGATTAATGACGAATAGCCTTAAGAAACGTCTATCCGTACTCATTATTATGAGTATGGTGCTCACATTCTTCGCGCAGGCACAGACTAGCTATGCAGCTTCTTACGAAGCGGAGTCGGCTTTACTCTTAGGGGGAGCTGTATACGCGAATGATCATACGGGTTATTCCGGTTCTGGCTTCGTTGGCGGTTTTATAGATGGCAATAAGGGAAATGCAGCTGCTCAGTTTACAGTAAGCGCGGCAGCAGCTGGGGTTCATAACGTAACCGTGCGGTATGCGAATGGAAATGGCAGTGCGAAGACGTTGAGCCTATACGTAAATGGTGTCAAAATGAAGCAAACGACGCTGAATGCAACCGCGAATTGGGACAGCTGGACGACCAGCACGGAAGCATTGACGCTCGCAGCAGGCAGCAATACGATCCGCTACAAATTCGACACGACAGACACAGGAAACGTAAACTTAGACAAAATTGATGTTGAAGCAGTGCCAGCTGGGCCAAACACCCTTGAAGCAGAAGCGGCGACTCTTACGGGAGGAACAACTATAGCTAACGATCATACGGGCTATACGGGAACCGGATTTGTCGGAGGCTTCACAGATGGCAACAAAGGAAGCGCGGCGGTACAATTTGCAGTTACGCCAGCCGCAGCCGGAAGCCGTGAGCTGACGTTCCGATATTCAAATGGAACAGGCAGCGATAAAACATTAAGCCTTTATCTGAATGGAACAAAGCTTCGTCAGGTTATGCTTCAAGCTACATCGAATTGGGACACATGGGGCACCAAGCTGGAAGTCGTTACTCTGAATGCAGGCAGCAATGCCGTTCGGCTTCAATTTGATACGACGGATTCTGGAAATATCAATTTGGATAACCTCGTTGTAGGTGCTCTTACAACAACGCCGACACCAACCCCTACAGCAGCTCCAACTCCAACACCAACCGTGACACCAACGCCTACGCCTACTGTAACACCAACACCAACGCCGGGCACGGGGTTTGTGTATCAAGCGGAAGATCAATTTTTCTCAGGTGGAGTAACCAAAGCATCGACCTATTTGCAAAACTTTACAAGCGTCGGTGCGAGAGCAATTTTCACCGTTAACCGGACTGCGGAGGGGAACTCGGCTGTTGAGCTTCGCTACGCAAATGGAACAGGGGCGAGCAAGACGATAAATATTTACGTGAATGGCGTGTTTGTTAAAACAACAACACTCTCAGCAACTGGAGGAGCAACCACTTGGGGCAGTCAAAGCGAGACGCTGAGCCTCCGCAAAGGTTTAAATACGATTACGTATCAATATGACAGCGGAAATAGCGGCGGAATAGCGATCGATTACATTTCCGCAGCAGGTGGAATCAGCTTGGCGGCGCGGGGAGCAACCGTACCTTATCAAGAGCTGGAAGCGGAGAGCGGCACGACGAACGCTCAGGTGCTTACAGCAAACCGTACTTATTTAACTGTTGAATCAGAATCGTCGGGAAGACGCGCTGTAAAGCTGACATCTACTGGGCATTATGTGCAGTGGACAGCGCCACAAGCAGCTAACTCTGTTGTTGTCAGGTATAGTA from Paenibacillus sp. FSL K6-3182 carries:
- a CDS encoding carbohydrate-binding protein translates to MTNSLKKRLSVLIIMSMVLTFFAQAQTSYAASYEAESALLLGGAVYANDHTGYSGSGFVGGFIDGNKGNAAAQFTVSAAAAGVHNVTVRYANGNGSAKTLSLYVNGVKMKQTTLNATANWDSWTTSTEALTLAAGSNTIRYKFDTTDTGNVNLDKIDVEAVPAGPNTLEAEAATLTGGTTIANDHTGYTGTGFVGGFTDGNKGSAAVQFAVTPAAAGSRELTFRYSNGTGSDKTLSLYLNGTKLRQVMLQATSNWDTWGTKLEVVTLNAGSNAVRLQFDTTDSGNINLDNLVVGALTTTPTPTPTAAPTPTPTVTPTPTPTVTPTPTPGTGFVYQAEDQFFSGGVTKASTYLQNFTSVGARAIFTVNRTAEGNSAVELRYANGTGASKTINIYVNGVFVKTTTLSATGGATTWGSQSETLSLRKGLNTITYQYDSGNSGGIAIDYISAAGGISLAARGATVPYQELEAESGTTNAQVLTANRTYLTVESESSGRRAVKLTSTGHYVQWTAPQAANSVVVRYSMPDSAGGGGTNGTLSLYVNGAKTQTLSLTSRYAWTYGAYPYNDNAANGEGHRFYDESRFLVGNIPAGATVKLQKDSGDTASYYTIDLINLEQVDAAYTMPANFVSITSFGAVASDAGDDTQAIRDAIANAKSTGKAGVWIPLGTFRMNDRVNVDGIHIRGAGMWYSNLQGTNGKGGFYGVGGNVTITDLAITGDSLYRNDGADHAAFEGNFGIGSLIQNVWIEHTKVGFWLQSGTDGLYVVGGKIRNTWADGVNLHGGVKNTTISHLSVRNTGDDAFAMWSDGSPNENSMFRYNIAQVPVLANTYALYGGKDNKIWDNIGADTVTASAGIVVSTRFNAIAFSGTTEVKRNTLNRTGGWERNWNTSFGGLWIYAENQSISAPIVVDNVQINDSTYEAVKFSYNQSITNVSFNQVNISGAGTYGILFDSVTGSGTFSNVTVTGAASGGLSNPNNQFVITRGAGNSGW